In the genome of Pongo pygmaeus isolate AG05252 chromosome 9, NHGRI_mPonPyg2-v2.0_pri, whole genome shotgun sequence, one region contains:
- the CHRNA10 gene encoding neuronal acetylcholine receptor subunit alpha-10 — protein MGLRSHHLSLGLLLLFLLPAECLGAEGRLALKLFRDLFANYTSALRPVADTDQTLNVTLEVTLSQIIDMDERNQVLTLYLWIRQEWTDAYLRWDPNAYGGLDAIRIPSSLVWRPDIVLYNKADAQPPGSASTNVVLRHDGAVRWDAPAITRSSCRVDVTAFPFDAQYCGLTFGSWTHGGHQLDVRPRGAAASLADFVENVEWRVLGMPARRRVLTYGCCSEPYPDVTFTLLLRRRAAAYVCNLLLPCVLISLLAPLAFHLPADSGEKVSLGVTVLLALTVFQLLLAESMPPAESVPLIGKYYMATMTMVTFSTALTILIMNLHYCGPSARPVPAWARALLLGHLARGLCVRERGEPCGQSRPPELSPSPQSPEGGAGPPAGSCQEPRCLCRQEALLHHVATIANTFRSHRAAQRCHEDWKRLARVMDRFFLGIFFSMALVMSLLVLVQAL, from the exons ATGGGGCTCCGGAgccaccacctcagcctgggcctTCTGCTTCTGTTTCTACTCCCTGCAG AGTGCCTGGGAGCTGAGGGCCGGCTGGCTCTCAAGCTGTTCCGTGACCTCTTTGCCAACTACACAAGTGCCCTGAGACCTGTGGCAGACACAGACCAGACTCTGAATGTGACCCTGGAGGTGACACTGTCCCAGATCATCGACATG GATGAACGGAACCAGGTGCTGACCCTGTATCTTTGGATACGGCAGGAGTGGACAGATGCCTACCTACGATGGGACCCCAATGCCTATGGTGGTCTGGATGCCATCCGCATCCCCAGCAGTCTTGTGTGGCGGCCAGATATCGTACTCTATAACAA AGCCGACGCGCAGCCTCCAGGCTCCGCCAGCACCAACGTGGTCCTGCGCCACGATGGCGCCGTGCGCTGGGACGCGCCGGCCATCACGCGCAGCTCGTGCCGCGTGGATGTAACAGCCTTCCCGTTCGACGCCCAGTACTGCGGCCTGACTTTCGGCTCCTGGACTCACGGCGGGCACCAACTGGATGTGCGGCCGCGCGGCGCTGCCGCCAGCCTGGCTGACTTCGTGGAGAATGTGGAGTGGCGCGTGCTGGGCATGCCGGCGCGGCGGCGCGTGCTCACCTACGGCTGCTGCTCCGAGCCCTACCCCGACGTCACCTTCACGCTGCTGCTGCGCCGCCGGGCGGCCGCTTACGTGTGCAACCTGCTGCTGCCTTGCGTGCTCATCTCGCTGCTTGCGCCACTCGCCTTCCACCTGCCTGCAGACTCAGGAGAGAAGGTGTCGCTGGGCGTCACCGTGCTGCTGGCGCTCACCGTCTTCCAGCTGCTGCTGGCCGAGAGCATGCCGCCGGCCGAGAGCGTGCCGCTCATCG GGAAGTACTACATGGCCACTATGACCATGGTCACATTCTCAACAGCACTCACCATCCTTATCATGAACCTGCATTACTGTGGTCCCAGTGCCCGCCCAGTGCCAGCCTGGGCTAGGGCCCTCCTGCTGGGACACCTGGCACGGGGCCTGTGCGTGCGGGAAAGAGGGGAGCCCTGTGGGCAGTCCAGGCCACCTGAGTTATCTCCTAGCCCCCAGTCTCCTGAAGGAGGGGCTGGCCCCCCAGCGGGCTCTTGCCAGGAGCCACGATGTCTGTGCCGCCAGGAAGCCCTACTGCACCACGTAGCCACCATTGCCAATACCTTCCGCAGCCACCGAGCTGCCCAGCGCTGCCA